In a single window of the Bradyrhizobium sp. ORS 285 genome:
- a CDS encoding phasin: protein MTDDGRRFEIPKDMRAMAEAGFDQARQTFEKFLAGAEATAGSLEERGATVRAGAKDIGAKVLCYAEKNVQSSLDYAQSLVHAKDLPEVLRLHTDYIQGQMRSLAEQATEMGQAIHKAAIDAGKPKA from the coding sequence ATGACGGACGACGGACGCCGATTCGAGATTCCGAAGGACATGCGCGCCATGGCCGAGGCCGGCTTCGACCAGGCCAGGCAGACGTTCGAGAAATTCCTGGCGGGCGCCGAAGCCACCGCCGGCTCGCTCGAGGAGCGCGGCGCCACGGTGCGCGCGGGCGCCAAGGACATCGGCGCCAAGGTGCTGTGCTATGCCGAGAAGAACGTGCAGTCCTCGCTCGACTATGCCCAGTCGCTGGTGCACGCCAAGGATCTGCCCGAGGTGCTCCGGCTGCACACCGACTACATCCAGGGCCAGATGCGATCACTGGCCGAGCAGGCGACCGAGATGGGCCAGGCGATCCACAAGGCCGCGATCGACGCCGGCAAGCCCAAAGCTTGA
- a CDS encoding NnrS family protein, translating into MPMAIPRNYQGWTVLANGFRPFFLLGAIQAALAILVWLPAYYGELKLGSAFAPRDWHVHEMLYGYLPAIVTGFLFTAIPNWTGRLPIRGLPLLTLVVVWLAGRLAVTLSAFGPWWAALLIDASFLLLVVLAAAREIVAGRNWRNLPVVAAVGVLLAGNVAFHVEAHLQGAADYAIRIGVAVIVLLLALIGGRITPSFTRNWLVKHNPGRLPAPFGRFDMIVVLLSAVSLLGWIVAPDNAATGVALVVAGVLHAVRLARWAGDRTLRERLLVILHVGYAFVPIGFLLNAAASVGWVLPSAGLHAWMVGAAGIMTLAVMTRATLGHTGQALTASVATQAIYLGIIVAALTRVCAVLAPAHAGALLHVAAFAWVIAFAGFALAFGPLLLGLKLRALAIRSAGSAQPVL; encoded by the coding sequence ATGCCCATGGCCATTCCGCGCAACTATCAAGGTTGGACCGTTCTCGCCAACGGCTTCCGTCCGTTCTTCCTGCTCGGGGCGATCCAGGCCGCGCTCGCGATCCTGGTGTGGCTCCCGGCCTATTATGGCGAGCTGAAGCTGGGCTCGGCATTTGCGCCGCGCGACTGGCACGTCCATGAAATGCTCTACGGCTATTTGCCGGCGATCGTCACCGGCTTCCTGTTCACGGCGATTCCGAACTGGACGGGGCGGCTGCCGATCCGGGGCCTGCCGCTGCTCACGCTCGTCGTGGTCTGGCTGGCCGGACGTCTCGCGGTGACATTGTCCGCCTTCGGCCCCTGGTGGGCCGCGCTGCTGATCGATGCGAGCTTCCTGCTGCTGGTCGTTCTCGCCGCGGCGCGCGAGATCGTTGCGGGCCGGAATTGGCGTAACCTGCCGGTCGTCGCCGCGGTCGGTGTCTTGCTCGCCGGCAACGTCGCTTTCCATGTCGAGGCGCATCTGCAGGGTGCGGCGGACTATGCGATCCGCATAGGCGTCGCCGTGATCGTGCTGCTGCTGGCCTTGATCGGGGGCCGCATCACGCCGAGCTTCACGCGCAACTGGCTGGTGAAGCACAATCCCGGCCGGCTGCCGGCTCCGTTCGGCCGCTTCGACATGATCGTCGTGCTGCTCAGCGCGGTGAGCCTGCTCGGCTGGATCGTGGCGCCGGACAACGCAGCCACTGGCGTTGCACTCGTCGTCGCCGGCGTGCTGCATGCGGTGAGGCTGGCGCGCTGGGCCGGCGACCGGACGCTGCGCGAGCGCCTGCTGGTTATCCTGCATGTCGGCTACGCCTTCGTGCCGATCGGCTTCCTGCTCAATGCGGCGGCGAGCGTCGGATGGGTGCTGCCGAGCGCCGGCCTGCACGCCTGGATGGTCGGGGCCGCCGGGATCATGACGCTTGCAGTCATGACGCGCGCCACGCTCGGCCACACCGGCCAGGCGCTGACGGCCTCGGTCGCGACGCAGGCGATCTATCTCGGCATCATCGTCGCAGCGCTGACGCGGGTCTGCGCCGTGCTGGCGCCGGCGCATGCGGGCGCGTTGCTGCACGTCGCGGCCTTCGCCTGGGTCATCGCCTTCGCAGGCTTCGCGCTGGCGTTCGGCCCGCTGCTGCTCGGCCTCAAGCTGCGCGCGCTGGCGATCCGCTCCGCGGGATCGGCTCAGCCGGTGCTCTGA
- a CDS encoding phasin, protein MTNATDPFSASIIPFEVPEQVRALAEKGVSQARENYAKFKDAAETHNSAIEAFFANASKGAGAYSSKVMEFTKANTTASLDFAQELFGVKSPSEAMELWAGFARKQFEAFTAQAKELGELGQKVATETVEPIKESATKLFKPAA, encoded by the coding sequence ATGACCAATGCCACCGATCCTTTCTCTGCATCGATCATCCCGTTCGAGGTTCCCGAGCAGGTGCGCGCGCTCGCCGAGAAGGGCGTGTCGCAGGCCCGCGAGAACTACGCCAAGTTCAAGGACGCGGCCGAGACCCACAATTCGGCCATCGAGGCCTTCTTCGCCAACGCCAGCAAGGGGGCCGGCGCCTATTCGTCCAAGGTGATGGAGTTCACCAAGGCCAACACCACCGCCTCGCTCGACTTCGCCCAGGAGCTGTTCGGCGTGAAGTCGCCGTCGGAAGCGATGGAGCTGTGGGCCGGCTTCGCCCGCAAGCAGTTCGAGGCGTTCACCGCCCAGGCCAAGGAGCTCGGCGAGCTCGGCCAGAAGGTCGCGACCGAGACGGTCGAGCCGATCAAGGAAAGCGCCACCAAGCTGTTCAAGCCGGCGGCCTAA
- a CDS encoding PAS domain-containing sensor histidine kinase, with protein sequence MTHADLELQVLSDPRLAVHAAGSLPAWLWSADGSRVLWSNAMGARVFAASHAAALSARTFGPADQHRRQVAQLARRLPETGALRLERLRGFGAPLGTLATCGCARLDLPDGTRAVLITSTDSTGRSVPLADRLKRLVDNSAHALIAFTQDGQFAGISPAGRHLFGMHDLSDPRFAAARHAALADGLAEVTLGAERALLCRVGSGSQTGLVAMPVPIRPDEIDAPSPAPTQHAELAPDASPASPAAVEIAGTDAAETPPAPSMDDMTERHTDYEAPALSNEAPAEFLLIDDPAEAELFEPQALVSQTTADLHPSAFAPSQAAASEDRATEAAAPPMQQADDEANAVSDDASTRARRHPLRFSWEMDAEGRFSVGSDEFVRLIGARSAALLGQPWHDITDTLGLDPDGLVSAAIESRQTWSNLVVTWPTDDSGERLAVELSGLPVLTREQTYSGYRGFGVCRDLDTLNRLEALRPATAEASQGGGTDPAAADVAPAELAQSDHGPAADAPPRQDNITLSARDASIATDASHIDGVGLEAAGNVVPFRALGESKLPALTPVENNAFHELARQLSARLEGEVRNTPADLSGPAHEMAPRVSDPFGPAQHDEMSARSDATSEHGGGLQTDWLTPEAPPAQGDSQRDRILLDLLPTGMLIYRLDRLLYANPAFFKQMGYADLPALEQAGGLDALYVEPGGSGSSNKSETGTPVTISAADGSSSEEIKAEARLFTITWDGDTAHALIFAPTQGPAAALPPTTDAAPAPAQAAPAALVVPPPPAAGHAEAEDLAAILDVTAEGILMFDAGGNIHACNRSAEALFGYDGTELVRRNLIELFAPESARLVLDYLDCVQEAGASGVRDQGHEVLGKIAQGGAIPLSMTVGRTRPEGPNFFAVFRDLSQLRRGENELLQARRVADRAANAKADMLARISHEVRAPLNAIIGFAEVMIGERFGTLGNTRYAEYMKDIRASGERVVSLIDDLLELSRIETGKLELAFTSQNLNELVESCVAVMQPQANRARIIIRTSLSQVLPPVVADARALRQIAMNLISASISLANAGGQVIVSTALSDFGEVLLRVRDTGHGLNDQAVAAALEPFRAAAGAELSSEGTGLSLSLTKALVEANRAQFHVKAAPKSGTLMEVVFSRAVARNQSTG encoded by the coding sequence ATGACCCATGCCGATCTCGAATTGCAGGTCCTGAGCGATCCCCGGCTGGCGGTCCACGCCGCGGGCAGCCTGCCGGCGTGGCTGTGGTCGGCCGATGGCAGCCGCGTTCTCTGGTCGAATGCGATGGGGGCGCGGGTGTTCGCCGCGAGCCATGCCGCGGCGCTGAGCGCCAGGACGTTCGGACCGGCCGATCAGCATCGCCGCCAGGTCGCGCAATTGGCGCGACGGCTGCCGGAGACCGGCGCGCTCCGACTCGAACGTCTCCGCGGTTTCGGCGCGCCGCTCGGCACGCTCGCGACCTGCGGCTGCGCCAGGCTCGATCTTCCAGACGGCACCCGGGCCGTGCTGATCACCAGCACCGACAGCACCGGGCGCAGCGTTCCGCTTGCCGACCGTCTGAAGCGGCTGGTGGACAACAGCGCGCATGCGCTGATCGCGTTCACCCAGGACGGCCAGTTCGCCGGCATCAGCCCGGCCGGGCGGCACCTGTTCGGCATGCACGACCTGAGCGATCCGCGATTTGCGGCAGCCCGACACGCGGCACTGGCCGACGGCCTCGCCGAGGTGACGCTCGGCGCGGAGCGCGCCCTGCTGTGCCGTGTCGGCAGCGGCAGTCAGACCGGACTGGTCGCGATGCCCGTGCCGATCAGGCCTGACGAGATCGACGCGCCGAGCCCGGCGCCCACACAACACGCAGAGCTCGCCCCCGATGCCTCCCCGGCATCACCTGCCGCCGTTGAGATCGCCGGCACCGATGCGGCCGAGACTCCGCCTGCCCCTTCGATGGACGACATGACTGAACGCCACACCGACTACGAAGCTCCCGCTTTGTCGAACGAAGCGCCGGCTGAATTCCTCCTCATCGACGATCCCGCGGAGGCCGAGCTGTTCGAGCCGCAGGCGCTGGTGTCGCAGACCACGGCCGACCTGCATCCCTCCGCATTCGCGCCATCGCAGGCTGCGGCCAGCGAGGACCGCGCGACCGAGGCTGCCGCGCCGCCGATGCAGCAGGCAGACGACGAGGCCAACGCCGTTTCCGATGATGCGTCGACGCGCGCGCGTCGTCATCCGCTGCGTTTCTCCTGGGAGATGGATGCCGAAGGGCGGTTCTCGGTCGGCTCCGATGAGTTCGTCCGCCTGATCGGCGCACGGAGCGCAGCCCTGCTCGGTCAGCCCTGGCATGACATCACGGACACGCTCGGACTCGATCCGGACGGTCTCGTCAGCGCTGCCATCGAATCGCGGCAGACCTGGAGCAACCTCGTCGTGACGTGGCCGACCGACGACAGCGGCGAGCGCCTTGCCGTCGAGCTCTCGGGGCTGCCGGTCCTCACGCGGGAGCAGACCTATTCCGGCTATCGTGGCTTCGGCGTCTGTCGCGATCTCGACACCCTGAACCGTCTGGAGGCGCTGCGCCCCGCCACGGCCGAGGCGTCGCAGGGCGGCGGGACCGATCCTGCTGCGGCTGATGTTGCACCGGCAGAGCTTGCGCAATCCGACCATGGGCCGGCCGCAGATGCGCCGCCGCGGCAGGACAACATCACGCTGTCAGCACGGGATGCTTCCATAGCGACGGACGCGTCCCACATTGATGGTGTCGGCCTGGAGGCGGCCGGAAACGTCGTGCCGTTCCGCGCCCTCGGAGAGAGCAAGCTTCCGGCGCTGACGCCGGTGGAGAACAATGCGTTTCATGAACTTGCGCGCCAGCTGTCGGCCCGGCTCGAAGGTGAGGTCCGCAACACGCCGGCGGACCTTTCCGGTCCGGCGCACGAGATGGCGCCGCGCGTGAGTGATCCCTTTGGACCAGCCCAGCACGACGAGATGTCGGCACGGTCCGACGCGACGAGCGAGCACGGCGGCGGGCTGCAGACGGACTGGCTGACGCCCGAGGCGCCGCCGGCCCAGGGGGACAGCCAGCGCGACCGCATCCTGCTCGACCTGCTCCCGACGGGCATGCTGATCTACCGGCTCGATCGGCTGCTCTATGCCAACCCCGCCTTCTTCAAGCAGATGGGCTATGCCGACCTGCCGGCGCTCGAGCAGGCCGGCGGCCTCGATGCGCTCTATGTCGAGCCCGGCGGCTCGGGATCCTCCAACAAATCCGAAACCGGCACGCCGGTGACGATCTCCGCGGCCGACGGCTCCTCCAGCGAGGAGATCAAGGCCGAGGCGCGCCTGTTCACGATCACCTGGGACGGCGACACCGCGCACGCGCTGATCTTCGCGCCGACGCAAGGTCCTGCAGCGGCGCTGCCGCCCACGACGGACGCCGCGCCGGCGCCGGCACAAGCAGCACCGGCCGCGCTCGTGGTGCCGCCGCCTCCGGCCGCCGGTCACGCGGAGGCCGAGGATCTTGCTGCCATCCTCGACGTCACCGCCGAGGGCATCCTGATGTTCGATGCCGGCGGCAACATCCACGCCTGCAATCGCAGTGCGGAGGCGCTGTTCGGCTATGACGGCACTGAGCTCGTTCGGCGCAACCTGATCGAGCTGTTCGCGCCCGAGAGCGCCCGGCTCGTGCTCGACTATCTCGACTGCGTTCAAGAGGCCGGTGCGTCGGGCGTGCGCGATCAGGGCCACGAGGTGCTCGGCAAGATCGCCCAGGGCGGCGCCATTCCGCTGTCGATGACGGTCGGCCGCACGCGGCCGGAGGGGCCGAATTTCTTCGCGGTGTTCCGCGATCTGTCGCAGCTCCGCCGCGGCGAGAACGAATTGCTGCAGGCCCGGCGCGTCGCCGACCGTGCGGCCAATGCCAAGGCCGACATGCTGGCGCGGATCAGCCACGAGGTGCGCGCGCCGCTGAACGCGATCATCGGCTTTGCCGAAGTGATGATCGGCGAGCGCTTCGGCACGCTCGGCAACACGCGCTATGCCGAATACATGAAGGACATCCGCGCCTCCGGCGAGCGCGTGGTGTCGCTGATCGACGACCTGCTCGAATTGTCACGCATCGAGACCGGCAAGCTCGAGCTCGCCTTCACCAGCCAGAACCTCAATGAGCTGGTCGAGAGCTGCGTCGCGGTGATGCAGCCGCAGGCCAACCGGGCGCGCATCATCATCCGCACCTCGCTGTCGCAGGTGCTGCCGCCTGTCGTCGCCGATGCGAGGGCGCTGCGGCAGATCGCCATGAACCTGATCTCGGCCTCGATCTCGCTCGCCAATGCCGGCGGCCAGGTGATCGTCTCGACGGCCCTGTCGGATTTCGGCGAGGTGCTGCTGCGCGTGCGCGACACCGGCCATGGGCTGAACGATCAGGCGGTGGCCGCGGCGCTCGAGCCGTTCCGCGCGGCCGCGGGAGCCGAGCTGAGCTCCGAGGGCACGGGCCTCAGCCTGTCGCTGACCAAGGCGCTGGTCGAAGCCAACCGCGCGCAATTCCACGTCAAGGCGGCGCCGAAATCCGGCACGCTGATGGAGGTGGTGTTCTCGCGCGCGGTGGCGCGCAATCAGAGCACCGGCTGA